The genome window TGTGGCTTGGACGGCCACACCGACGCGAAGACCCACGTCCACATCCACTTTCACTCCCACCCCAACCGTCACGTTTACGCCGACGCTCACATTCACCCCCACCATCGCTGCAACTCCCACTACCGCCCTGCCGACCGTCACCGTCAACAAGCAGGCTCATTGCCGCTACGGGCCTAGTGCCGCTTATTTACACGCCGCAGACCTGTATGCGGGAGATACAGGTGCCGCCCGCTGGAAAGGGGTGTACAGCCAGTGGCTGTATGTTAAATTCCACAAACTCGATTATTCGTGCTGGGTCGCCCCTTCCGTGGTGGATGTTGTCGGGGATGTCAGTACACTTAAAAGAGTGGAGCCAAATTTACAGTCCATCGGCAGCAATCAATACGGTTCGCCGCGCAATGTAAGCGCTGTCCGCGATGGAGACATGGTCACGATAAGCTGGGATCAAATGGAAATGACAAAAGACAAGGACAGAGGCTACTTCATCGAAGCCTTTGTCTGCCAGAACACTTTCTACATATGGTGGACATTTTCGTATCCCGACCAATACACGACCAGCTATACAGTGGAAGACGAGGCGGGCTGCGCTTCACCTTCGTATGGGAAACTTTACACAGTGGAAAAACACGGATACTCCGACCCGGTGGATATTCCATGGCCCCAGCCTTAAACAAAAAGCGGGCGCTGATCAGCGCCCGCTTTTTGTTTAAGAAAGCACTCCCGCTTTCTTCAATGCATCTTCCAGAGAGTCGATCGTGGCAGGTTTGATTAACATCGCCTGCGCACCCCCCTTCAAAACATGCTGGCGGGTCTCGGGCTGGTCGTCGGAGGTGATGACGATCACGGGCACATTCATCAAACGCGGTTCGCGGCGGATGTAGGCCAATACTTCCGTTCCATCCACGCCCGGCATGTTGATATCAAGACAGACAAAACGGGGAAGCTGGCTTCCCAAATAAGCCAGTGCGGGGCTGGAGCCATAAGCAACCCGTGCAGGTAGATCCAATAATTCCAGCATTTGCTGCAGCGCATCTGCAGTCTGACGATTATCGTCAATGATTAAACCTTCTGACATTAGTCCTCCAAAATTACCGTGCCCATCACAGACACGTCATAACCTTTCAGTTCTGATACCGCCTCCCGAAAACGCATATCAGCCAGGAGTTCGAAAAGAGGCGCAAGCAGACTGTCGTCTGAAAATTGGCCGGGAATCACCAAGTCATAGCGTTCCTGAAACAGCGGGATGAAATCCAGTCCCAAGGCCTGCGCGGCGGCGGCGATGCCAAGCCCGCAATCTGCGCGCCCCGAGGCAACTGCGGCGGCAACACCGAGATGAGTATACTCTTCCTGAGCATAACCGACAATGGACTCGGGGGAAATTGTCATCAAGTTCAAATGATAATCGAGCAGGACGCGCGTGCCCGCACCGCGCTGGCGGTTGACGAACCGCACGCCTCCAGGCGGACCCGAACCTGCGAGGTCTCCCAGGCTCTTGATCCCCTTCGGGTTTCCCTTCCTCACGATCAAACCCTGGTCACGCCCCACCAGCGCAACGACCTTGACGGGAATATTCGGCATGTACTGGCGGATGTAGGAAATGTTGTATTCGCCCGTCTGCGTGTCGAGCAGATGCGAACCTGCGAGGTGCGCCTCCCCGCGCCGCAACGCCACCAACCCGCCCTGCGAACCGACATTGGCGGAAGCCAGCCTGCGGTCATGTTCGGCAAGGAATTGCGCGATCAGATCGAGCGTCAGATCATGCGATCCGATGGCCAGGATCGTCTTTTCGATCTCGTTCCGATTGCGATACAAACGGACCTGTATTTTCTCTCCCGCTTCCATGCCTTGTGTTCCACTTGGAATCAAGGCCAGCCCGTCCGCCTGCACGAGCGACGTGATCACCCCTGCCCCGCGCGAAAGCGGAGCCGCAAGCAGTTTCTCGCCCACCTTTCCAACCACAACCCGCACAAAGTCATCGTCCCCTGCAGGAGAGACCAGTTTGCGTGTGAGAATTGCGGTCTCGGTCGACAACTCCAACGGCCGCCGCCCCAGCCATTTTGCAATGAGGGGTTCAACGAAAATATCCACTGTCAACGCGGCGGAGACGGGATAGCCGGGGACGCCGATGATGGGAACCATGTCATTGTGAGGAGACTGTGAAGCAGGCAACAAAGCAATCTCTCCAGCATGAGGGGATTGCTTCGCTCTGCTCGCAATGACACCTAAAATTACAGGATGCCCAGGGCGAACAGCGACACCATGCACCAATAGCGTTCCGAGTTTCTCAACCACCTGTGCCGAAAAATCCTCTGCGCCTGCCGAGGAACCTGCATTCAACAAGACCAAATCATGCGTTTGCGCGGCTTCCTGTACGCGTTGGCAGATCAGATCAAAGTCATCTTCGGTGATGGGATAGCGCGTCGGTTCGCCGCCCATTTGTCGGATTTGAGAAGCGATCACAAGCGAGTTGTATTCGAGAATATCGCCCGCCTTGAGTTTCGAACCGATGGGGACGAGTTCCGTCCCGGTTGGAAGAATCGCCACTTTCGGCTTGCGCGCGACGCGCATCGTTTGATGTCCCGCCGCAGCGACGGCACCCAAATCCACAGGTTTAAGGACATGTCCCGCAGGCAGGACCAACTGTGTTGCAACAATATCCTCTCCCAACGGGCGGACATGTGCCCACGGAGCCACCGCCGAGCGAATGCGAATGGACACTGGTTGGCGGATGGCAGAGGTGATCTCCCCGTTTTCATCCAGGGATTCGACGTTTTCAATTGGGATGACCGCGTTCGCCCACTCTGGCAGCGGATCACCCGTATCCACGTACTGCGCCTGCGGGCCCGTGTACAAGGTCACTGGCGCGGATGGCTGTGCGCCGTTCGTCTCGGCAGCGCGGATGGCAAACCCGTCCATGGCGGAGGCGTGGTAATGCGGCGAGGAAATTTCCGCCCAGATCGGCTCGGCGGTAACTCGTCCGAGCGCGTGTTCATCGAGGGAAATTTCTTCCACGCCGAGCGTGCGCCAGAGATTCGCATCCTGCAAGGCTTCACCCAGGCGGGCCTGGGCTTGAGAAAGGGGGATATCATGCAGGTAGACAGACATGGAGTTTATGGTTTAGGAGATTCCATCCATCGCCGCACCGAGACGCTTGACAATCTCGTCTACTTCCTCTTCATGGATGGAGAGCGGCGGGGAAAAGGCAAGCGTATTCCCAAGCGGGCGTGAACGCAAACCTTGCGACTCGGCGGCTTTGAAGATTTTCATCGTCAGTACGGGGTCGGCAGCTTTCGTGGATACATCTGAAACGATTTCGACGCCACAGACCAGGCCCAGTCCGCGCACGTCGCCGACGAAGGGGAATTCCATCAGCGATTGCAGCCCTTCAAGCAGACGTTTCCCAAGTTCACGCGCGCGTTTCGGGTATTCTTCCCTTTCCATGATCTCAAGGTTCTTCAATCCCACGGCACACGCCATGGCATGACCTGAATATGTATAGCCGTGCATATAGGTTTCGGATTCCACCGCGGATTCCATCGTCTCGCGAATTTCGTCCGAAATTTGGATTCCGCCGAGTTGGGCGTATCCGCTGGTCACGGCTTTGGCAAAGGAAAGAATATCGGGCTTGACATTCCAATGTTTTAGCGCGAACCATTCGCCTGTGCGCCCAAAACCTGTGATGACTTCATCCGCGATGAAAAGGGTTTCGTATTTGTCACAGATTTGGCGGACAAGCGGGAAATAATCGTCAGGTGGAACGATCACGCCTCCGACGCCCATGACAGGTTCGGCAATGAAAGCGGCGACGGTATCCGCTCCTTCGCGCAGGATGGCTTCTTCCAATTCCCGAGCCGCAGCCCGACCGACGGTTTCCCCATCTTTCAACTGACCTTCATAGCGGTACCGGTTCGGTGCGGGGATGTGGACAAATCCATCCAGCGCAGGACCAAACATGGCGTGATATTTTTCCAATCCCGTGGCAAAGGTGGCGGCAAGCGTAATGCCATGATACGAACCGCGCCGCGCAATGACCTTGTACTTGGTCGGCTTGCCTTTGCGTTTCCAGTAATAACGCGCAGTTTTGAACGCGGAATCATTTGCCTCCGATCCACCGGATGTGAAGAAGGTGGTGTTCAAACCCTCGTAGGCGAAACCCGCCAGTTTATCGGCAAGTTGGATCGAAGGCAGGTTGGTCATCCCCGAGAAATTGGAAGTGAACGCCAGTTCCTTCATTTGTTCGTATGCGGCTTTGGCAAGTTCCTCCCGCCCATAGCCCGCGTTGACGTTCCACAACCCTGCCATACCATCCAGGATTTTTCGTCCGTCGGTAGTGTGCAACCACACCCCTTCCCCGCGCTCGATCACGAGAGGATTTGCATGGGACTTGGGATGATAGACGGGATGTAATTGTTTTTTATCTTTTTCGATCCAGGTTGCAGTGTCTGTTTGGCTCATGGTATCTCCAATTTTATTCTTCATCCAGCCTCTCGGGCGGAGAGGGGGACTCGCTGGTATTTATTTTGAGTTCATTGATTTTTGAGCGTATCATCTCAAGAACGGACGAAAGGCTCTTTTCAACATCATCTGACCCAACTCTAAAAACATTCAGCCCAAGTTGTTCAAGAACATCCTGTCGGGCACGATCCAACTCAACCTGACCCACATGGACAGGGCCATCCACTTCAATAACAAGCCGATATGCGGAATTGTAAAAACCCACGATAAAATTACCAATCGGTTGTTGTCGTCGAAACTTTATTCCATCCAGTTTCTTCCCGCGCAAAGCCTGCCAGAGAATCGCCTCGCTTCTCGTCGGCTCCCTCCTAACTGTACGCGCAATTTCAAGCAATTTGCGTCGAATTTCAGGGGAAACATCCAGTCGTGGAAAATCGTTTTTTCATGGTGTACTCACTCATCTCCCTGCTCGTCGGGGAGGGGCTGGGGGGTCATCCCAGAACCTCCACATCATGCGGACCCGACTCTTTCAGCCCAGCCCCCGTCATCCGCACGAAGATGGCTTTCTGTTGAAACTCCTCAATCGAATGCGCGCCGCTGTAACTCATCCCCGATTGCAACCCGCCGACAAGTTGAGTCAACACTTCCCGCGCCTTGCCGCGATATGGGACCGCCGCTTCCACGCCCTCGGCAACGTAGTCTTCGATTTCTTCACGCGTCAAATCATTGCCTTCGCGTTTATTTCGTTCAATGTTCGCCGTCAATGACGCCATACCGCGCGACGCCTTGTAACGATGACCCCTGCGCGTCATGATGAGACCTGGGCTTTCGTCCGTGCCAGCGAACAACGAACCGATCATCACCGTGCTTGCGCCTGCGGCAATCGCTTTCGCCACATCGCCAGGATGACGAATGCCGCCATCCGCGATGATGGGAATTCCATAGGGACGCGCAGCCTCTGAACACTCGATCACTGCCGTCAACTGCGGAACACCCGAACCCGCCACCTGGCGCGTCACACAGATCGAGCCAGGTCCCACGCCGACTTTTACCGAATCCACGCCTGCTTCGATCAAGCGTTTCGCCCCATCCGCAGTTGCCACATTCCCGCCAATGATCTGTGCCTTAGGGAAATGCCTGCGGATGTTCTTGATCGTTTCGATTTCCATGTGCGAATCGCCGTGCGCGATGTCCACCACGATGCAATCCGCGCCCGCCTGCAAAACAG of Anaerolineales bacterium contains these proteins:
- a CDS encoding response regulator; this translates as MSEGLIIDDNRQTADALQQMLELLDLPARVAYGSSPALAYLGSQLPRFVCLDINMPGVDGTEVLAYIRREPRLMNVPVIVITSDDQPETRQHVLKGGAQAMLIKPATIDSLEDALKKAGVLS
- a CDS encoding molybdopterin biosynthesis protein — encoded protein: MSVYLHDIPLSQAQARLGEALQDANLWRTLGVEEISLDEHALGRVTAEPIWAEISSPHYHASAMDGFAIRAAETNGAQPSAPVTLYTGPQAQYVDTGDPLPEWANAVIPIENVESLDENGEITSAIRQPVSIRIRSAVAPWAHVRPLGEDIVATQLVLPAGHVLKPVDLGAVAAAGHQTMRVARKPKVAILPTGTELVPIGSKLKAGDILEYNSLVIASQIRQMGGEPTRYPITEDDFDLICQRVQEAAQTHDLVLLNAGSSAGAEDFSAQVVEKLGTLLVHGVAVRPGHPVILGVIASRAKQSPHAGEIALLPASQSPHNDMVPIIGVPGYPVSAALTVDIFVEPLIAKWLGRRPLELSTETAILTRKLVSPAGDDDFVRVVVGKVGEKLLAAPLSRGAGVITSLVQADGLALIPSGTQGMEAGEKIQVRLYRNRNEIEKTILAIGSHDLTLDLIAQFLAEHDRRLASANVGSQGGLVALRRGEAHLAGSHLLDTQTGEYNISYIRQYMPNIPVKVVALVGRDQGLIVRKGNPKGIKSLGDLAGSGPPGGVRFVNRQRGAGTRVLLDYHLNLMTISPESIVGYAQEEYTHLGVAAAVASGRADCGLGIAAAAQALGLDFIPLFQERYDLVIPGQFSDDSLLAPLFELLADMRFREAVSELKGYDVSVMGTVILED
- a CDS encoding aspartate aminotransferase family protein; translated protein: MSQTDTATWIEKDKKQLHPVYHPKSHANPLVIERGEGVWLHTTDGRKILDGMAGLWNVNAGYGREELAKAAYEQMKELAFTSNFSGMTNLPSIQLADKLAGFAYEGLNTTFFTSGGSEANDSAFKTARYYWKRKGKPTKYKVIARRGSYHGITLAATFATGLEKYHAMFGPALDGFVHIPAPNRYRYEGQLKDGETVGRAAARELEEAILREGADTVAAFIAEPVMGVGGVIVPPDDYFPLVRQICDKYETLFIADEVITGFGRTGEWFALKHWNVKPDILSFAKAVTSGYAQLGGIQISDEIRETMESAVESETYMHGYTYSGHAMACAVGLKNLEIMEREEYPKRARELGKRLLEGLQSLMEFPFVGDVRGLGLVCGVEIVSDVSTKAADPVLTMKIFKAAESQGLRSRPLGNTLAFSPPLSIHEEEVDEIVKRLGAAMDGIS
- a CDS encoding DUF559 domain-containing protein, whose translation is MLEIARTVRREPTRSEAILWQALRGKKLDGIKFRRQQPIGNFIVGFYNSAYRLVIEVDGPVHVGQVELDRARQDVLEQLGLNVFRVGSDDVEKSLSSVLEMIRSKINELKINTSESPSPPERLDEE
- the guaB gene encoding IMP dehydrogenase yields the protein MMKILPDVALTYDDVLLVPQYSDVDSRRVLSTKGWLTKKIALQAPIVAANMDVVTESEMAIAMAREGGIGIIHRFMTIAEHARQIERVKKAESFIVDKPITMAEAHTVGDVKRVVEETGTGGILILDKDDKLIGIVTTRDLLFETDDARPVTEIMTCEVHSAPPDTSLKDAERLLHEYRVEKLPLTDANGKVAGLITLKDIMKITQFPKATKDSKGRLAVGAAVGVRDMEMRRVEAVLQAGADCIVVDIAHGDSHMEIETIKNIRRHFPKAQIIGGNVATADGAKRLIEAGVDSVKVGVGPGSICVTRQVAGSGVPQLTAVIECSEAARPYGIPIIADGGIRHPGDVAKAIAAGASTVMIGSLFAGTDESPGLIMTRRGHRYKASRGMASLTANIERNKREGNDLTREEIEDYVAEGVEAAVPYRGKAREVLTQLVGGLQSGMSYSGAHSIEEFQQKAIFVRMTGAGLKESGPHDVEVLG